Proteins encoded in a region of the Dreissena polymorpha isolate Duluth1 chromosome 6, UMN_Dpol_1.0, whole genome shotgun sequence genome:
- the LOC127836080 gene encoding uncharacterized protein LOC127836080 isoform X2 — protein MSQYGHILLAVYIFLFGNASCFVSVPFVRGPDPWSDETGLLKIQYYCNFRAPQVGLVTSESARLLVIFNQEVQDILNWNMLTLSPASVNRSDKVFVLTNENNTDFTNFQWSFHVVWKGDIDYGPPVRTSSPAPTGTCQLGTDLVTVPIERGSKPWSEGSGLLRIQYYCNFRAPQIGLVAGRMAVLLVMFNQDVQDVVNWNMITLSPASANRSAKVFVLTNENTTDLTNFQWSFHGIWKGFITNPEPTGTCQIFNGNAASTTLAPASITQAPESRSVSTSGYVGIGIGVFVLVLIAVAVIVIAYKKRRRQLHTEDPNFRYSPKADKCDMSADTENIPQPVPHGVKQKRIHSYLELDGAVYDEIGDVDSSILPPRRALPSPPGAKSSADDEYLTVVSPLLPRDIPAPLNTKDDLLLPVRVTSYEIPTTTDSSVSTL, from the exons ATGAGTCAATATGGACATATCCTCCTAGCGGTGTACATTTTCTTATTTGGAAACGCATCTTGTTTTG TTTCAGTTCCATTTGTGCGCGGCCCGGACCCCTGGTCCGACGAGACCGGGTTACTGAAGATCCAGTATTACTGCAACTTCCGCGCACCACAAGTAGGCTTGGTCACCAGCGAGTCGGCGAGATTGTTAGTAATTTTCAATCAAGAAGTACAGGATATCTTG AACTGGAACATGCTCACTCTGTCCCCCGCAAGCGTCAACAGGTCGGACAAGGTGTTCGTCCTGACAAACGAAAACAACACGGACTTCACCAACTTCCAGTGGTCCTTCCACGTGGTATGGAAAGGTGACATCGATTATGGTCCTCCCGTCCGCACCTCCTCCCCCGCACCCACTGGAACATGTCAGCTTGGCACCGATCTTGTCACAG TTCCGATTGAGCGTGGCTCAAAGCCGTGGTCCGAAGGGTCCGGTTTACTTAGGATCCAGTATTACTGCAACTTCCGCGCACCACAAATAGGATTGGTTGCCGGCAGGATGGCGGTATTGTTAGTTATGTTCAATCAAGACGTGCAAGATGTCGTG AACTGGAATATGATCACTTTGTCGCCCGCAAGTGCCAACCGGTCGGCTAAGGTGTTCGTACTGACAAACGAAAACACAACGGACTTGACCAACTTCCAGTGGTCCTTTCACGGAATCTGGAAAGGATTCATCACCAATCCTGAACCCACGGGCACGTGTCAAATTTTCAACGGAAATG CGGCTTCTACCACTCTAGCGCCTGCGTCCATCACTCAAGCGCCTGAATCACGATCAGTTTCTACATCTGGATACGTCGGCATTGGGATTGGTGTCTTTGTGTTGGTTCTCATAGCGGTAGCGGTTATTGTCATCGCGTACAAGAA ACGCCGAAGACAGCTGCATACTGAAGATCCAAATTTCCGGTACTCTCCAAAAGCTGATAAATGTGATATGTCTGCAGACACGGAAAATATACCACAGCCCGTTCCA CATGGTGTCAAACAGAAGCGCATACATTCATACCTCGAGTTGGATGGTGCCGTTTATGATGAAATAGGGGACGTTGATAGCTCAATATTGCCGCCTAGACGAGCCCTGCCTTCTCCCCCGGGCGCAAAGAGCAGCGCAGACGACGAGTACCTTACAGTGGTATCTCCTTTGCTCCCTAGGGACATACCAGCACCACTTAATACAAAGGACGATCTGTTACTCCCAGTGCGTGTCACTTCGTACGAAATACCAACTACAACAGATAGTTCAGTGTCAACATTGTAA
- the LOC127836080 gene encoding uncharacterized protein LOC127836080 isoform X1, whose translation MSQCFIFPVQLKIRCCVHDIDIFVVYFILKRRYCEQREEMSQYGHILLAVYIFLFGNASCFVSVPFVRGPDPWSDETGLLKIQYYCNFRAPQVGLVTSESARLLVIFNQEVQDILNWNMLTLSPASVNRSDKVFVLTNENNTDFTNFQWSFHVVWKGDIDYGPPVRTSSPAPTGTCQLGTDLVTVPIERGSKPWSEGSGLLRIQYYCNFRAPQIGLVAGRMAVLLVMFNQDVQDVVNWNMITLSPASANRSAKVFVLTNENTTDLTNFQWSFHGIWKGFITNPEPTGTCQIFNGNAASTTLAPASITQAPESRSVSTSGYVGIGIGVFVLVLIAVAVIVIAYKKRRRQLHTEDPNFRYSPKADKCDMSADTENIPQPVPHGVKQKRIHSYLELDGAVYDEIGDVDSSILPPRRALPSPPGAKSSADDEYLTVVSPLLPRDIPAPLNTKDDLLLPVRVTSYEIPTTTDSSVSTL comes from the exons AAATGAGTCAATATGGACATATCCTCCTAGCGGTGTACATTTTCTTATTTGGAAACGCATCTTGTTTTG TTTCAGTTCCATTTGTGCGCGGCCCGGACCCCTGGTCCGACGAGACCGGGTTACTGAAGATCCAGTATTACTGCAACTTCCGCGCACCACAAGTAGGCTTGGTCACCAGCGAGTCGGCGAGATTGTTAGTAATTTTCAATCAAGAAGTACAGGATATCTTG AACTGGAACATGCTCACTCTGTCCCCCGCAAGCGTCAACAGGTCGGACAAGGTGTTCGTCCTGACAAACGAAAACAACACGGACTTCACCAACTTCCAGTGGTCCTTCCACGTGGTATGGAAAGGTGACATCGATTATGGTCCTCCCGTCCGCACCTCCTCCCCCGCACCCACTGGAACATGTCAGCTTGGCACCGATCTTGTCACAG TTCCGATTGAGCGTGGCTCAAAGCCGTGGTCCGAAGGGTCCGGTTTACTTAGGATCCAGTATTACTGCAACTTCCGCGCACCACAAATAGGATTGGTTGCCGGCAGGATGGCGGTATTGTTAGTTATGTTCAATCAAGACGTGCAAGATGTCGTG AACTGGAATATGATCACTTTGTCGCCCGCAAGTGCCAACCGGTCGGCTAAGGTGTTCGTACTGACAAACGAAAACACAACGGACTTGACCAACTTCCAGTGGTCCTTTCACGGAATCTGGAAAGGATTCATCACCAATCCTGAACCCACGGGCACGTGTCAAATTTTCAACGGAAATG CGGCTTCTACCACTCTAGCGCCTGCGTCCATCACTCAAGCGCCTGAATCACGATCAGTTTCTACATCTGGATACGTCGGCATTGGGATTGGTGTCTTTGTGTTGGTTCTCATAGCGGTAGCGGTTATTGTCATCGCGTACAAGAA ACGCCGAAGACAGCTGCATACTGAAGATCCAAATTTCCGGTACTCTCCAAAAGCTGATAAATGTGATATGTCTGCAGACACGGAAAATATACCACAGCCCGTTCCA CATGGTGTCAAACAGAAGCGCATACATTCATACCTCGAGTTGGATGGTGCCGTTTATGATGAAATAGGGGACGTTGATAGCTCAATATTGCCGCCTAGACGAGCCCTGCCTTCTCCCCCGGGCGCAAAGAGCAGCGCAGACGACGAGTACCTTACAGTGGTATCTCCTTTGCTCCCTAGGGACATACCAGCACCACTTAATACAAAGGACGATCTGTTACTCCCAGTGCGTGTCACTTCGTACGAAATACCAACTACAACAGATAGTTCAGTGTCAACATTGTAA